The Bacteroidota bacterium region CCATGGATTTGTACAGGTTTCCCAGATTGTCGAGTACCGTTGCATAGTCTGTATTATTTTCTCCGTAAAGCGCTTTGTAAATCTCAAGCGCACTGTTGTAGGCCGGTTCTGCTTTTGTAAAATTTCCCTGAGAAAAATACATACGACCGAGGCTGTTCATGGCTTCAGCGTATTCACGATGGTCTTGTCCATAAATGCCGGCTGTAAGGTCTTTTACTTTTATCAGTAATTTTTCGGCACGGGCATACAGTCCGGTTGTCCCGAAAAGGTCTGCCTCACCTTTCAGCAAAGCGATGTAATAAATATTTTTCTCCCCCTGATTTTTCAGGATGATGGTTTCAGCTTCCTGATATTTCTGCTCCGACTGCTCGTATAATCCGGTTTCGGCAAACAACCCGGCGATGTTGCTGAGCGCAAGTGCGTATCGGTCACTTTCAACGCCAAGTATCGTTTTGTAGATGCCTGCGGCACGTTCAAGAGCATCTCTGGCTTCGGCAAATTTATTCATGCCTTTATATGCTTTCCCCAGATTATTCAGCGCATCGGCGGTGCTTTTGCTGTTTTCTCCAAATAATTTTATGTCTATCGCAAGGCTTTCCTTTAGGAGTGTTTCGGCCTTATCGAAGTTTTCGGTTGAAATGTAAACTACACCCAGATTGTTGATAGCTGTAGAATAAACGGCCGATTCTTTTCCTGTAAGTTTTTCACGTATTTCAATGCACTTTAGCAGCAATGGCTCCGATTTGGTGTACATATCCATGTCGGTATAAGCAGAGGCAAGTTCCTGAAGTGCCTGTGCATACTGCAAGTTCAGCTCACCATACATGCTTTTTCGCAACTCGGCCGTCTTTGAGTACAGTTCAATGGCCTTTTGCAATTCACTGGTCTCGGAATACAAATAGGCGAGATTATTCAACGACTCTGTGTAATCCTGACTTTCTTCACCCAGAATGGTTTTACGGATTTCCAATACCTGCTGAAGCAGCGGAAGCGCTTTTGAATAGTGCTGTGCATCGAGGTAAAGGCTTGCCAGATTGTTCAGTGCAAAAGCATATTTGAGGCTTACTTCGCCAATCATTTTCTTCTGAATTTCGGCAGCCTTAATAAACAAAGGTTCAGCATGCTCAAAGTCGCCCGTGTATTTGTACATAAATGCCAGATTGTTGATGGCCGTGCAGTAATCCGCGCTGGTGTCACCGGAAATTTTCAGCCTGAGCCTCGACAGATCTTTATATGCTGCAATGGCATCATTGTATTGCGATGCACGCGAAAACGTATAGGCAAGGTAATTCAAGCCGGATAGGAATTTCTTGTCGGTGGAATCTGTGGTCGTTTTTAGGAACTCCAGATCCCGGGTGTAGTACTTTATTGCAAGGTCATATTTGCCCCATTCAAGATAAAGTGTAGCTAAATCTTCAAGCGATTGACAGTGTTCGCCGCTGCCGGTACCGAATTTGCCGCTTTTTATCTGCGCAAGCTCAAGGTACAGCGGTTCAGCTTCCTCGTATTTAGTGAGGTCATACAAAAGAATTGCGTAATTGTAAGCTGTGTTGATGTATTCCTGAGTCTGGTGTTCAAGCTGAGCTTTACGGATTTTATAGGCCGTTTCATAATAGGGTAATGCTTTTGACGGATCTTTGCTGTTGTGCAGCACGAATGCAAGATTGTAGCATGCGGTGCTGTATTTCAGATGGTCTTTACCGAATTCATTTTCGGCAGCTGAAAGCGCTTTTTCGCCGTATTCCGCGGCGGCAGCAATATCATTATTGTTGTATGCCTCTATAAGTTTGGCATTCAATTTTTCCCACGTTTGCCCGATAAGTGGCGAAGAAATAAGCAGGGCAATTGTAAAAATACAAAAAGCAAGTCCTGATTTTTTCATTGCTGTTTTTTTATTCTTCTCAAAGATAGAACTTTCCGTTAATTTGAGGAAGCAATACCAGCGGAGTAATGTTGGTTATTTGCCCATTTTATGAACTGATTTTCACCGGCAAGGACGAAAATGAATAAAATTCGGGATAAAAAGCAGTTTACATAAAATATATTGTGTAAAAAGTAGTTTCTTATCGGAAGGATGAGTAATTTTGCACCCGTTTTTCCTTAACTTGAGGGGAATGTTTTTTCTGCTCAAAATTTAGCAGGCAGGTTATTAATAACGCTGAGTCGAAATTGTATTTTTTAAGCAACTAAGATATTTTGTTTTATGAAAAAAGATGGTTTAATTAAAATTGAAAATGAAGTTCCTCCAACACCAACAGGGAACAAATCAAAGAAGTCGGATGCCGGTACACTGAGCAAATTCGCTGATATTCATGTATCCGAAAATATTATTCAACGTGAGCATGCTGAGTTTCACAATTGCCATACAGAGCAAAGCGTGAAGCTTGATATTGCCTTCCTGAAAATGGTTTATGGTGATAAAATGGTGCTTTCAAATGATGACGTCACCAAAGATTTTGTCAACGACCTTAAAGTAATCAGTAAGGATATTTATTTTTACCTGAGCACTCTGGAAACCGACCTCACCCCCCAGAACTACATTAAAAGTAAATACGAATTTGTTCGTTACCGCATTCCCGGCAGCGACCCGCATTTGTTTTATCTGGCGTGGAACGGACTTATAAAAAATGACAGCTTTCGCAGATTGCTGCTGCAAAAATTCAGTCTGAGCAAATTCAACGACATGCTGTCACCGCAGAATATTCCCAACGTTGGCTCCACTCGTACACGTTATCGTACCAAAATAGTACTTGCCGACGATATGGCAACTACGCCTGATGGCGAAAGAAGAACTGCCGGCCGCATGCTTTCCGACGGAAGCGGACTGATGATGCGTGAAGGTATTGTGTGGCTTCCCAACGGAAAAGCCGTGGTGATGTTCCCGCAGGCTTATGTGCCCCTGAATCAGACACACCTTATCATGATACGCCACGGGAAATCCATTCATGAATCAGGGGGCGATAATCCCGAATTTGTTGGTTCAGGCTACTGGGATACCTGGGACAGCAACCGCCGTTTGCCGGGTGCGCTCAGCAACTTCTTGAAAGAAGAAGGCGTTGCTACAGCCAAAGAACTCGGTAAAGATTTTCAGGTTGCCGTTGATATACTCGATAAATCAGGTTATCCATTCTGGTCATGGTCAAAAGAAGCTCCCGTTATTGTTTATGGAAGCGAATCGGAAAACACTGAGCAGACTGCACGCTATTTTCTGCAGGAAGCCGGCTATTCAAATATGTCTTTCAATGCGCTGTATGGACTTAATTCCCAGAAATATGGCGCCCTTACCTTCCGCCTTAAAAGCGAGATTATTGACGAAGCGGTTAAAATTTACGGTGGTGGAAAAGAGCCTACACCTGAACTGAAAGCGAAAATTTCTAAAATGTTCAAAAACCGCTTCTATCATTTCCCGCAAGGCGAAACACTTATTGAAGCTGACTGGCGCATTGCTTATACCTTTATAGATTTGCTGAATAAAAATCTTGGAAAACGCATCTTGCTTGCTGATCATTCCGGCGCAATCCGCGTTTTTGAAGCCATCATACGCACACTCGATTTCGCTGAATACAGTTCTATAAAAGAAGCTCAGGATTCTATTATGGCGCTCTGTTATCAGCCCGGTCGCAACCTTAGGTATGACTATCTCCAGAAAAAGGAGTATCCACTCAGAAAACGGGATAAAAAGTAATTCCTGAAATGAATATTTTCGCACCATGATGACAACCCTGGTCTGCAGTATTTCCATTACCATTCTTGTGCTGTTGGAAATTCTCCTGCTCATCAGGGTTGCTCGTTTGCGCAAATATGCTTACGCGGATGACCTTACCGGAATAAAAAGTTTTCGCGGTTTTTCACTGCACGTCAAAACGATGATAAATAAAGCCAACCGCGATAACACTGAACTTGCCATTGCCATTGTCGATATTGATAATTTTCGACGTTTCAATCATGAAAGCTACCAACTCGGCGATTGCGTGCTGAAAGAGTTTTGTAATTTGCTTACCACTACACTTCCGCCGGAGAGCTTGGTTGCAAGGTTTAAAATTGGCGATGAGTTTATAATTGCTTTCCCAAATACTGCAAAATCGGTCGCTGAACAGCATTTAAAACAAATGCTCGCAATCTGCGCATCTTCTGATTTTAGTTGTTTGAACGGACTGCCCGGATTTTCTGTTTCCTTTAGCTTTGGGATTTCAGTTTATGCGTTGAATGAAGACCCGGGTGCAACCATTGAAAGAGCTGAACAGTCTTTACGAGCCCACAAAGGTCATTCCTAACCATCTCGCCGCAATAGTCAAATTGTCATTGTTCGGTTCAAATACTGCTTTTTTGGCATTGAACCAGGCCCAACTCGTATTGGCAGCATATTTGATTTCTGCCGGCGTCCTATTTTGTATATCTTTACGGATAAGGACATAAACAGTTTTTACAAAAACAAAATTAGTGAATCATGAACTTCGCAAATTTTACATTGAAATCGCAGGAAGCCGTTCAAAAGGCAACAGAAATCGCTGTCGGTTTTCAGCATCAGGTTGTGGAGAATGCCCATTTACTTAAAGGGATTCTTATGGTTGACGAAAATGTCACGCCCTATCTTCTCAACAAGCTGAATGTAAATATTAGCATGATGGAAAAAGCGCTTGATACTATTATCAGTGGGTTTCCTCGTGTGGTGGGCGGGGAGCAGTATCTTTCTCCAAAGGCGAATCGATCGCTTACGCTGGCTAATGATATGGCTCACGAGATGAAAGATGAATTTGTTTCTGTTGAACATTTATTGCTGGGAATTTTAGACGCTGGCGATACCGTTTCACAACTTCTGAAGGATAATGGCGTCAATGAAAAAGACCTGAAAACTGCTATTAAAGAGCTCCGCAAAGGCTCAAATGTGAAGAGTCAGACGGCCGAAGAAACATACAATGTACTGAACAAATATGCACGCAATCTGAACGAAGAAGCCCGAAACGGTAAGCTGGACCCGGTAATTGGCCGCGACGATGAGATACGGCGCGTGTTGCAGATATTGTCGCGGCGTACAAAAAATAATCCGATTCTTATTGGTGAACCCGGCGTTGGTAAAACTGCTATTGTTGAAGGATTGGCGCACCGCATTATTCGTGGCGATATTCCGGAAAATCTTCGTTCAAAACAAATATTTTCGTTGGATATGGGCGCTCTTATCGCAGGCGCCAAATACAAAGGCGAGTTTGAAGAACGTCTGAAAAGTGTAGTGAAAGAAGTGATTGCCGCCGAAGGCGAAATTATATTATTTATTGATGAAATTCATACACTCGTTGGTGCCGGCGGCGGCGAAGGTGCCATGGATGCTGCCAATATTCTGAAACCTGCACTTGCCCGCGGCGAACTGAGAGCTGTTGGCGCTACCACGATGAAAGAATATCAAAAGTACTTCGAAAAAGATAAGGCACTTGAACGCCGCTTTCAAATTGTAGTTATTGATGAGCCTTCCGAAATGGAAACGATAAGCATTTTACGCGGGCTTAAAGAACGCTACGAGTCCTATCATCAGGTCAGAATTAAAGATGAAGCCATTATCTCAGCTGTTCAGCTTTCACAGCGTTATATTACGGATCGTTTCCTTCCCGATAAAGCCATTGACCTTATCGACGAAGCCGCAGCACGACTCAGGCTGGAGATAAATTCTGTGCCCGAAGAACTGGATGAAATTGAACGCAAAATCAGACAACTCGAAATAGAGCGCGAAGCCATTAAGCGGGAAAACGACACACACAAACTCGATAGCCTGGGTAAAGAAATCGCAGAACTTACCGACAACCGCAATAAAATGAAGGCTAAATGGCAGGCTGAAAAAGATGTCGTTGACGCTATTCAAAAACGGAAAAAAGAAATTGAGGAATACCGTTTTGAAGCCGAACGTGCCGAACGCGACGGTGATTACGGTCGTGTTGCTGAACTTCGCTATGGTAAGATAAAGCAGGCTGAAAGTGATCTTGAAAAGATGAAGAAGAAACTCATCAGTGCTCAGGGCGATGCCGCTATGGTGAACGAAGAAGTGGACTCTGAAATGATCGCTGTTGTGGTATCCAAATGGACAGGTGTTCCTGTCAGCAAAATGCTGCAGGGCGAAAAAGAAAAATTACTTCATCTGGAAGACGAACTTCATAAACGCGTGATAGGGCAGGAAGATGCTATTCGCGCCATTTCCGAAGCCATTCGCAGAAGCAGGGCAGGATTGTCGGATTCAAAAAAGCCTGTTGGCTCTTTCATATTTTTGGGCACAACGGGTGTCGGAAAAACAGAGCTGGCAAGAGCGTTAGCTGAATTTTTGTTCAGTGATGAAAATGCCATGGTGCGCATTGATATGTCGGAATATCAGGAATCACATACAGTTTCGCGCCTGATTGGAGCGCCTCCGGGATATGTCGGTTACGATGAAAGCGGCCAGCTTACAGAAGCTGTGCGCCGTCATCCCTATTCTGTTGTGCTGCTTGATGAAATTGAGAAAGCGCACCCCGATGTATTCAATACATTGCTGCAGGTATTGGACGAAGGTCGTTTGACTGATAACAAGGGCCGTACTGCCGATTTCAGAAATACAATTATTATTATGACTTCCAATCTTGGCTCGGCGCAGATACAGGACAGCTTTGCCCTGCTTACCGATACGAACCGTGACGATATCATAAAAAATGTGAAGGTTAAAGTGCTTGACGTTCTGAAACAGGCTATCAGTCCTGAATTTCTTAATCGTATTGATGAGGTAATCGTTTTTAATCCGCTTACGAAACAGGAAATCAGAAAAGTGGTAGTGCTGCAGTTTGCACGCGTTCAACAAACGCTTGCCGATAATGGCATCAAGCTTACCGCGACAGATAAAGCAATTGATAAGGTAGCTGAGCTTGGTTATGATCCGCAATATGGCGCACGCCCAGTCAAAAGGGTAATACAGCATGAACTGCTGAACGAATTGTCACGCCGGATTATTGCCGGAGAAGTCGTTAAAGATTCCGCGATTGAGATTGATTATGATAAGGAGAACTTTAAGTTCAATAATAAGAAGTAGCCCTAGAACTGCGGTGTTAGCAGCTTCTGGATACAATCACTTAAACTATCTTTCCATTGTGGTAGGCTGATACCAAAACGTTCGCTTATCTTCTGTTTACTGAGAATGCTGTTTTGCGGACGTTTCGCGGCAGTAGGATAATCGGACGTTGTAATGGGATTTACCGTGCATGGAATCCCTGCCATTGAGGTAATCGCCACAGCAAATTCATACCAGTTGGTTTCACCGGCATTTGAATAATGAAATATCTCTGCCCTGTCAGTATCTTTAATTTGAGGAATAATATCGAGAATAGCTTTGGCAAGATCGCGCGAATAGGTAGGAGTCCCCGACTGGTCGGCTATAACACGAAGTGAACCTTTTTCGCCTGCAAGGCGCATCATCGTTTTTACAAAATTATTTCCGTAAGATGAATACAGCCATGATGTGCGTACTATAATTCCGTTCACACCTGAAGCTATCATTACCTGCTCCCCGGCAAGCTTACTGGCACCATAAACAGATTGTGGATTGACTTCATCACGTTCTGTGTATGGTCTGTTGCTATTTCCGTCAAACACATAGTCGGTTGAAACCTGAACCATAAGAGCATTGTGTGTTAACGCCGCTTCAGCGAGATATTGAACCGCAGTTTTGTTAATTTGATAAGCCGCTTCCGGTTCCGATTCAGCCTTGTCAACGGCGGTATAGGCAGCGCTGTTGATAATGCACTGTATATTGTGCAATGTCATAAATTTATGAATCGCTGCACGATTGGTAATATCAAGCTCTGCAACATCGGTAAAATGAAAAGTATCGTTGGTGTACGTTCCGGAAATATCGCGCATATCGCTTCCCAACTGCCCGTTTGAGCCTGTTACAAGAATATTCATAATTAAATAATGCTTCTGAAATAATCTATAGT contains the following coding sequences:
- a CDS encoding GGDEF domain-containing protein — translated: MMTTLVCSISITILVLLEILLLIRVARLRKYAYADDLTGIKSFRGFSLHVKTMINKANRDNTELAIAIVDIDNFRRFNHESYQLGDCVLKEFCNLLTTTLPPESLVARFKIGDEFIIAFPNTAKSVAEQHLKQMLAICASSDFSCLNGLPGFSVSFSFGISVYALNEDPGATIERAEQSLRAHKGHS
- the clpB gene encoding ATP-dependent chaperone ClpB, with the translated sequence MNFANFTLKSQEAVQKATEIAVGFQHQVVENAHLLKGILMVDENVTPYLLNKLNVNISMMEKALDTIISGFPRVVGGEQYLSPKANRSLTLANDMAHEMKDEFVSVEHLLLGILDAGDTVSQLLKDNGVNEKDLKTAIKELRKGSNVKSQTAEETYNVLNKYARNLNEEARNGKLDPVIGRDDEIRRVLQILSRRTKNNPILIGEPGVGKTAIVEGLAHRIIRGDIPENLRSKQIFSLDMGALIAGAKYKGEFEERLKSVVKEVIAAEGEIILFIDEIHTLVGAGGGEGAMDAANILKPALARGELRAVGATTMKEYQKYFEKDKALERRFQIVVIDEPSEMETISILRGLKERYESYHQVRIKDEAIISAVQLSQRYITDRFLPDKAIDLIDEAAARLRLEINSVPEELDEIERKIRQLEIEREAIKRENDTHKLDSLGKEIAELTDNRNKMKAKWQAEKDVVDAIQKRKKEIEEYRFEAERAERDGDYGRVAELRYGKIKQAESDLEKMKKKLISAQGDAAMVNEEVDSEMIAVVVSKWTGVPVSKMLQGEKEKLLHLEDELHKRVIGQEDAIRAISEAIRRSRAGLSDSKKPVGSFIFLGTTGVGKTELARALAEFLFSDENAMVRIDMSEYQESHTVSRLIGAPPGYVGYDESGQLTEAVRRHPYSVVLLDEIEKAHPDVFNTLLQVLDEGRLTDNKGRTADFRNTIIIMTSNLGSAQIQDSFALLTDTNRDDIIKNVKVKVLDVLKQAISPEFLNRIDEVIVFNPLTKQEIRKVVVLQFARVQQTLADNGIKLTATDKAIDKVAELGYDPQYGARPVKRVIQHELLNELSRRIIAGEVVKDSAIEIDYDKENFKFNNKK
- the rfbD gene encoding dTDP-4-dehydrorhamnose reductase; this translates as MNILVTGSNGQLGSDMRDISGTYTNDTFHFTDVAELDITNRAAIHKFMTLHNIQCIINSAAYTAVDKAESEPEAAYQINKTAVQYLAEAALTHNALMVQVSTDYVFDGNSNRPYTERDEVNPQSVYGASKLAGEQVMIASGVNGIIVRTSWLYSSYGNNFVKTMMRLAGEKGSLRVIADQSGTPTYSRDLAKAILDIIPQIKDTDRAEIFHYSNAGETNWYEFAVAITSMAGIPCTVNPITTSDYPTAAKRPQNSILSKQKISERFGISLPQWKDSLSDCIQKLLTPQF
- a CDS encoding histidine phosphatase family protein — translated: MKKDGLIKIENEVPPTPTGNKSKKSDAGTLSKFADIHVSENIIQREHAEFHNCHTEQSVKLDIAFLKMVYGDKMVLSNDDVTKDFVNDLKVISKDIYFYLSTLETDLTPQNYIKSKYEFVRYRIPGSDPHLFYLAWNGLIKNDSFRRLLLQKFSLSKFNDMLSPQNIPNVGSTRTRYRTKIVLADDMATTPDGERRTAGRMLSDGSGLMMREGIVWLPNGKAVVMFPQAYVPLNQTHLIMIRHGKSIHESGGDNPEFVGSGYWDTWDSNRRLPGALSNFLKEEGVATAKELGKDFQVAVDILDKSGYPFWSWSKEAPVIVYGSESENTEQTARYFLQEAGYSNMSFNALYGLNSQKYGALTFRLKSEIIDEAVKIYGGGKEPTPELKAKISKMFKNRFYHFPQGETLIEADWRIAYTFIDLLNKNLGKRILLADHSGAIRVFEAIIRTLDFAEYSSIKEAQDSIMALCYQPGRNLRYDYLQKKEYPLRKRDKK